The sequence GCTCGCCCCGCTCCAGGCTTGCGACCATGCTCTCTACGTAGAGGACCGCGTCAGCCAACTTCAGCAGCGCTTGCGAATCCGGCAGCTGCTCGGCGCTCCAGCCTGAGACCACCGGAAGCTGCGCATGCAAGGCGCTGGACGCCGAAGAGAGCCCCACCATACCGAGGGTCTTCGCCAGCTTACCGACCAAGCTGTGCAGATGCGCGTAGGACTCGGCCGGCGCGGTCTGCCGTTCGATCAGATCCAAGAGGTCCTTGAGACTCGCCAGCTCTTCCCGGATAGCGGATGACAGCGAGCGCATCACCGCCTGCCCGGGGCCGGCGAGACGCTGGGATTCGTCCTCTAGCAAATGGTCGGTAAAGGGCAGCGATCCAAGCGAGAAGGTTTCCCGAACCTGGGTCGCCAGCGGCCCACTGCTTTCGGCCAATGCCACAAGGTACAGGAGCTCCTTGAGCAGCACACGCGGCGGTTCGTAGGCATCGCTGCTGCTGAGCTGACGCAGCTCGCGATCGAGACGGGAGAACAACTGCTTGCGTGACTGACGCGGCAACAGCTGGCCATCGAGCTGAGCCTCCAACGCGGCGCTACCCAGCCAGCACAGGCGGCCGCCGGGCGTGTTCGCGAACAGGAGATCCAGACGGCTGAGCGCTCGAGCCATGAGCTTGAGACTCGCCGAGGTTTTGTCTTCACGAATGAAACCGAGCAGCCCGACCTGATACATCTGACGCAATCGTCGCGCTTCGGTCCCAAGCGCTGCAGGCTCTCTGGCCGCCGCGGCCACTGGCGGCCGAGCGTGATCGAGGCGGACGCTGAAGAAAAAGCTCTCCGGCAACGGCGCCTGTCCGTTGGCCAGCCGCAGGGCATTGATGGGTGGCAGGAGCAGTTCGGGCATCTCCTGCCGGCTGGCATCGACGCTTTCCAGATAGCGTCCGAGCACATAAAGCGCGTTGCTCAGCGCCGCCAACTGAGTGTCCCGCTCCTCGCCGGCACCGACCGGGATGTCGGTCGCCAGCTGCAGAATCTCCTGCGCAAGCAACTCGCCGCCGGTCAACTCGATGAGCTTGAGCGTACCGCGCACCTGCTTCAGGTTCTCGACAGCCTGCTGTAACAGACTGCCGTTGCTCCGATCGATGATGAAGTGCTCGAGGCTCTGCTCGGCTTCTTCCATGGTAGCGAATAGCTCATCGCGGACCAGGCTGAGTGAAGTAGCTCCGGTAACCATGGCTAGCGCGCCTCCCGCGCAACGTTAGAGTAATGACGCATCAGTCGGCGAAGTCCGGTTTCTGTTTGCTCATGTGGGCAGCCATGGCGACCTTGAGGTCCGCGGACTGAAGCATCGCCGCGTTCCAGGTGGCAATGTATTCGAGGCCATCGTCGACCCGGTGGTCTCGCATGTAGCGAATCATCTCTTTGGTGCCGCGTATGGCTACTGGCGATTTGGCCGCGATATCGGCGGCCAAGGCACCGACCGCGCTCATCAGGGCCGGCAGGTCTTCGTATGCACGATTGACCAGCCCTATGGACTGCGCCTCCTGTCCCTCGACGGTGCGCCCGGTATAGGCGAGCTCGCGCATCATTCCGTCACCGATAATCCGCGGCAGCCGCTGCAGCGTACCGACATCGGCGGCCATGCCCATGTCGATTTCCTTGATGGAGAATTGCGCGTCGAACGTGCTGTAGCGCATATCGCAGGCTGCGATCAGATCGATCGCACCGCCAATGCAATAGCCCTGGATCGCAGCGATCACGGGCTTGCGGCAGTTATCCACCGCATTGAACGATGCTTGCAGCTTGAGAATCTGTCGGCGCAGGCGCTCGGCGTTACGACCGACGTCGCTGCCCATCTGACTGGCCGCCTGCGCCAACAACTGGAGATCGATGCCAGCCGAAAAATGCCTGCCTTCGCCGGACAGGATCACCACCCGAACCTCGTCCGTATCGTCGATCCATTGAAAGATATCGACTATTTCACTCCAGAACGCGGCGTTCATGGCGTTGACCTTGTCAGGCCGGTTGATCGCTACATGGGCGATCTTGTCCTTCAACTCCACACGGAAGGCTTGGTATTCAGTCACGCTATCATCCTCGACAGCCGAGGCACCTCAGTGCCTGAAAACAGTTAAACAGCTCCGCGGCAGGGACTGCTCTCAACCGAGCAACTATAACAACAGCCGAGTGAAAGTCGATGCGGGACGTTGTGATGCAGCCCACGCCTTGCACATCCTTGGCAGAGGACGGTCACATCTCGAGTATGCAGTCGACGGTATAGCGCGTGCCGTCCGGATGATCTTCGCGCTGCAGCCCGTGCACGTCGGCATCGAAGCCAGGGAAACGCTCGGCGAAACGCTGGGCGAAATCCAGATAGTCGAGGATCGATCGCGTCTCGGCGGTGAAGCGCTCCCCCGGCATGATCAGCGGAATGCCTGGCGGGTATGGCACCAGCATGACGGCGGCGATACGGCCCTCGAGGGCATCGATGGGCACTGCTTCGACCTCACCTCGAACCAGCTTGTCGTAGGCATCCGCCGGCTTCATCGCCAGTAGCGGCAACGCGGTATACATGCGTCGCATGGCCTTCGCCGTGGCGTTCTCGCGGTAGCAGTCGTGCAGCGAATCACACAGATCCCGCAGCCCCATGCCAACGTACTGACTGCCTCCGGCCTGCATGATGCTCGGCAGGGCATCGCAGAGCGAAAGGTTGTTGTCGTAATGACGCTTGAACTCCAGCAGTTCCGTCAGCAGCGTGCTCCATTTGCCCTTGGTGATGCCCATCGAGAACAGCACCAGGATCGAATAAAGCCCGGTCTTTTCCACCACCAAGCCCCGCTCCCACAGGAATTTGCTGACTACTGCAGCAGGGATGCCCCGCTCGCTCAACTTGCCGCCAGCCGTGAGTCCGGGCGTGACCAGGGTGACCTTGATCGGATCGAGCAGCACATAATCGTTCGCGACTTCGCCGAAGCCATGCCAATCGGCTTCCGGCTCGAGCAGCCAATCGGTCGTGACCAGCTCATCCGCGCCGTCCACCGCATGCGGCTGCCAAATGCTGAACCACCAGTCATCAGCCGCCAGATGTTGCCGAAGATTGGCCAGCGCACGGCGAAAGCTCAGCGCTTCGTCGAAGGTCTCCTGGATCAGCGATCGCCCGGCGGGACCTTCCATCATCGCCGAGGCGACATCGAGCGATGCGAGAATCCCGTACTGCGGGGACGTCGAGATATGCATCATGAAGGCTTCGTTGAAGCGATCACGATCCAGTTGCCGCTGCTGACTGTCGAGTACGTGGATCATCGATGCCTGACTGAAGGCCGCAAGTACCTTGTGCGTCGAATGGGTGGTGAATACCAGAGGCCCCTGTTCGCGCGTATCCATGCCATAGCGCCCGTCATAGAACTCATGAAACGCGGCGTATGCGTACCATGCCTCGTCGAAGTGCAGCACATCGACGCTGTTGCCCAGTGTCCGCTTGATCAGGTTGGCGTTATAGCAGAGGCCGTCATAGGTGGAGTTGGTGACGACAGCCAGCTTGACCCGCGGCAATCGTCCGCGCGCCAGCGGATTCGCGTCGATCTTGGCCTGGATCGACTCGGGAGAAAACTCTTCGAGTGGGATCGGCCCGATGATCCCCAGTTCATTGCGTGACGGGGTGAGGTAGAGCGGTATCGCCCCGGTCATGATGATCGAATGCAATATCGACTTGTGGCAGTTGCGGTCTACCAGCACCAGATCGTCCCGCGCCACCATCGAATGCCAGACGATCTTGTTCGCCGTCGAGGTGCCATTGATCACGAAGAACGTGTGGTCCGCACCGAAGTTGCGCGCCGCACGCGCCTCGGCTGCCGCCAGCGGGCCGGTATGATCGAGTAGCGAGCCGAGCTCAGGTACCGAGACCGACAGATCGGAACGCAGCGTGTTTTCGCCGAAAAACTGATGAAAGGCTTGCCCGACCGGGCTTTTACGAAAGGCGACACCGCCACCGTGGCCTGGCGTATGCCAGGAATAGTTGGAGTCACCGGTGTGCTGCACCAGCGCGCGGAAAAACGGCGGCAGCAAGCCGTCCAGATAGGCGCGCGCAGCCCGCGCCACTTGCCGCGCAAGAAAGGGAACGGTGTCTTCGAACAGATAGAGCAAACCGCGCAGCTCGTTCAGATCCGCCATCGCCTCGGCGGGCGCGTTCTCGATGGTGATCTGCTCACCCAGGGCAAAGATCGGTAACTGGGGCGCGCGACGTCGAGCGACACGAATCAGGCCGACGACGTCCTGCAGCAGCCGCTGATTTTCCCCGGCCCCCTCGGCCGCGACCAGAATGCAGGCCAACCCATGATGCGTGGACGCGACGATGCGGCCTTCGGCAGCGCTGCCGGTCGGGAGGATATGAAAGCCGTCCCGTTCGAGCTCCGCAGCGATTTCACGGACTCGCTCGCCAGC comes from Stutzerimonas stutzeri and encodes:
- a CDS encoding ferrous iron transporter B — encoded protein: MVTGATSLSLVRDELFATMEEAEQSLEHFIIDRSNGSLLQQAVENLKQVRGTLKLIELTGGELLAQEILQLATDIPVGAGEERDTQLAALSNALYVLGRYLESVDASRQEMPELLLPPINALRLANGQAPLPESFFFSVRLDHARPPVAAAAREPAALGTEARRLRQMYQVGLLGFIREDKTSASLKLMARALSRLDLLFANTPGGRLCWLGSAALEAQLDGQLLPRQSRKQLFSRLDRELRQLSSSDAYEPPRVLLKELLYLVALAESSGPLATQVRETFSLGSLPFTDHLLEDESQRLAGPGQAVMRSLSSAIREELASLKDLLDLIERQTAPAESYAHLHSLVGKLAKTLGMVGLSSASSALHAQLPVVSGWSAEQLPDSQALLKLADAVLYVESMVASLERGERRDVRPQSVQPGHEAEAFANHQLTEACIVVIGEATAGLALAKRAITAYLESNGEKLHLANVPFSLMAVRGGLRFLEQDRAAELIGACADFIQKQMLEGVQMPPEQMLETLADALTSLEYYLDGGAILRRDASRVSVLDLATESVRALGLPVAA
- a CDS encoding crotonase/enoyl-CoA hydratase family protein, with product MTEYQAFRVELKDKIAHVAINRPDKVNAMNAAFWSEIVDIFQWIDDTDEVRVVILSGEGRHFSAGIDLQLLAQAASQMGSDVGRNAERLRRQILKLQASFNAVDNCRKPVIAAIQGYCIGGAIDLIAACDMRYSTFDAQFSIKEIDMGMAADVGTLQRLPRIIGDGMMRELAYTGRTVEGQEAQSIGLVNRAYEDLPALMSAVGALAADIAAKSPVAIRGTKEMIRYMRDHRVDDGLEYIATWNAAMLQSADLKVAMAAHMSKQKPDFAD
- a CDS encoding Orn/Lys/Arg decarboxylase N-terminal domain-containing protein — translated: MYKDLKFPILIVHRDIKADTVAGERVREIAAELERDGFHILPTGSAAEGRIVASTHHGLACILVAAEGAGENQRLLQDVVGLIRVARRRAPQLPIFALGEQITIENAPAEAMADLNELRGLLYLFEDTVPFLARQVARAARAYLDGLLPPFFRALVQHTGDSNYSWHTPGHGGGVAFRKSPVGQAFHQFFGENTLRSDLSVSVPELGSLLDHTGPLAAAEARAARNFGADHTFFVINGTSTANKIVWHSMVARDDLVLVDRNCHKSILHSIIMTGAIPLYLTPSRNELGIIGPIPLEEFSPESIQAKIDANPLARGRLPRVKLAVVTNSTYDGLCYNANLIKRTLGNSVDVLHFDEAWYAYAAFHEFYDGRYGMDTREQGPLVFTTHSTHKVLAAFSQASMIHVLDSQQRQLDRDRFNEAFMMHISTSPQYGILASLDVASAMMEGPAGRSLIQETFDEALSFRRALANLRQHLAADDWWFSIWQPHAVDGADELVTTDWLLEPEADWHGFGEVANDYVLLDPIKVTLVTPGLTAGGKLSERGIPAAVVSKFLWERGLVVEKTGLYSILVLFSMGITKGKWSTLLTELLEFKRHYDNNLSLCDALPSIMQAGGSQYVGMGLRDLCDSLHDCYRENATAKAMRRMYTALPLLAMKPADAYDKLVRGEVEAVPIDALEGRIAAVMLVPYPPGIPLIMPGERFTAETRSILDYLDFAQRFAERFPGFDADVHGLQREDHPDGTRYTVDCILEM